The nucleotide window AGGAAAATCGTGATCACAAGGCCCGCCACGAGGAACGCCGGCCACAGCAAGGCAAGCGCGGCCAACCCAACTCCTCCGCTGCGTCCGACCAGTCCTACGATGGCCAGCGGCGCAACGAACAGCAACATGCCGAACAGCGGAAACAGTGGCGCCGTAAAGTACGCCTGATACCGCCTCAGCACATAGCGCACCGCAGCGCGCAAGCTGCCGCGCTCGTGACGTGTCACCTGGAGTGCGATCAGCCGCGTGATGACTCCTCCGAAAAAGGCCCACACAAGGTCGACCCACAGCGCGCAGGCCAGTAAGAACGCCAGACCCACGAACGTAAGTCCCGGCTCGAATAGTTGCCTGAACGGACCGGTTACGTTGAACCAGGCCGACAACACGGGCACGTCGGCACGAGCGGCAAATCGAGGAGGTTCAAAAATCGTATCGGCCGGACCCGCCATTCCCAGCGGGGCCCGTTTCATTTCTTCGACGGAAGCGCCCGGCTCGGGATCATCGCCGCGCGGCCAATGGCCATAGGCGCCAATCCACTGGACGAGTTGCTCGTTGCCACTGGCGGAGAACATCTGGCCAATCCCCCACCAGCCGACAACCGTCAAAACAACAGCCAACGCGCCGAGAGCCAGAATTCTCGCTTGGATTGCCAGGCGGATCGCGCGCAACAGAGCCAGCCAGGGAAAAAGCTCGTTCCAGGCGACCACGCGTAGCGTACCACGATCATCGGACATAAGGAGCAAACTCCGAAGGAGCGGCGACTTTTACGCCGCGTGATTTCACCGGGTGCGCATGCGTCTATATAGTAACGCTAGCCTGGAAATTGAACCAGCGGAGCCTTGCTGGACGGGTACAAAAAACGAGCGGTTGTCCGCTAGAACTGCCTCTAGCGTTTACCCTAATCAGAGATTCTGGCAGGGAATCGGACAGCAGGTCTAATAATCAGACTTCAAGTCGTCCGACGGTTCCTGTTCGGGCTCAAACGGCAAACCATAACTCTCGTCGAGCCATCGGCCCAAATCGACTTGCCGGCAACGCGAACTGCAAAACGGCATCGCCTGGGATTCGCCAGACTCGAATACGCGATTGCAAATGGGACAGCGCACCAGGGCCATTGCCGCACTCTCAGGCTGCAGAATTCAGTCGCCGGACTTCGATTTCTTGCTACTCTTGTCGCCAGACGAACCCTTCTCGCTCGACGAACTTTTGCTTTCGGACGATTTATTGTCTGAGCTTTTCGAGTCGCTGGCGGGCTTGTCTGCCGCGGCGCGCTTTTTGTACGAATCGCTACGGTAGTCGGTAGTATAAAAGCCCGATCCTTTGAAGACGATCGCGGCGCCTGTGCCAAACAATCGCCGCAACTTTTGTTTGCCGCATTTGGGGCATTTCTTCTTCACGGCGTCGTTGATCCCTTGAAACAATTCAAAGGCGTGGCCGCAACCATCGCACACATAATCGTAAGTGGGCATAGGCGTCCGTCAAACCTCTCAACCAGAGGATGGTTCGCTTGGCAAGTCTGTCGGCGCGCGGTCACATTCCGCCGCGCCCAACGTCGTTAGTTCGATGCGGCCGGCGCGGCCACGATGACCTGCGCCGGACGAATCACGCGATCGTGCAACTGATAACCTTCCTGCGTCACCATCAGCACTGTATGGGGAGGGAATTCCGTCGTCGGTTGCTGCAAGATGGCTTCGTGCAAATGCGGGTCAAAGGGCTTGTGCAGGGCGTCGATGCGAGTGCAATTATGTTTCATCAACACATTATCTAACTGCTGCTTGACCAGCTTGAATCCCTCCAGAAGACCTCCGCCTTCGGTCGACTTTGCGGCGGCATCGATCGCGCGGCCAATGTTGTCCAGCACGGGCAACAGATCGCCGAGTAACCGCAGGTCCGCATAGCGGCGTTCGTCATCCAACTCGCGGCGGGCCCTCTTGCGATAGTTATCCCACTCGGCTTGCAAGCGCAACGCGCGATCCTTGGCTTCGTGCAACTGAGCGCGAAGTTCCGCGGCATCGCCGCCCCCGGCGTCGGCGTTTTCACCGAGCATCTGATCGTCGCCGAAAGGCACCGAAGGTGCCAAATCGTCGGCGTCTCGTTCACTATTGTGTTTGTTATCACACATGAAATTTTGCCTCGGTGATCAGCGTATGCCAGAAATGCCTGGGCACACTTTGATGACGTCTTGTCTTGATTAATCGTCGACCTGGGCGCCGTCCTCAGGAACGAAGTACTTCCGCAGCTTCTCGAAGAAGCTCTGGCGATGTGGAGTGACGTTGGCACGCTCTTCCTCGGCCAACTCACGCAACAGTTCTTCCTGTCGCGGCGTTAGGGCCGTGGGGACTTCGATATGTATCTGCACGAGCAAGTCTCCCTTACCACGTGCATGCGGGGCCGGCATACCACGACCTCGCAGGGTAAACACTTCGCCCGTGGCGGAGCCAGCAGGTATGTCGAGCTCCTCCTTGCCATCCAGGGTCGGCACGTCGATTACGGCACCGAGCGCCGCTTGCGAGAATGTGATCGGCACCTGACAGATCAAATTGCGTCCGTCGCGCCGAAAGAGGGGGTGCTCCTTGACGTGCAGGAAGCAATAACAATCGCCGCGTTGACCGCCGTGCGGATCCGGATCGCCTTCTGCCGACAATCGCAGCCGCACGTCGTTGTCTACGCCCGCCGGAATCTGCACCTCGCGCGTGACCTTCTGCCGCACGTAGCCTTGGCCGCGACAGCTCGTGCAGGCCTCGCGAATGATGCTGCCGGCACCATGGCACGAAGGGCAGGTCGTCTGCATGCGAAAGATGCCGGCTGACTGCACGACCTGACCACGGCCACCGCAATATTGGCATGTCTCGGGCTTGGTCCCTTTGCGAGCACCGCTCCCTTCGCACGTTGTGCATTGCTCGTGTCGCTCGAATTGAACCGTTTTGGTAACCCCGCGGGCGGCCTCCAATAGGTCGAGCGAGACGTCACAGCGAACGTCGCCTCCTTTTGTGGATCGACGTCCCCCACGGCTGCGTCCAAACAGGTCGCCTAATACACCGTCGCCGAAAATACCACCGAAGGCTTCGAAGATATCGTTGACGTCATTAAAGTGGGGTGCCCCGCCACTGGCACCATCAATCCCGGCATGGCCGAACCGATCGTAGCGCGACCGCTTGTCGGAATCGCTGAGGACTTCAAATGCCTCGGCAGCTTCCTTGAACTTACGGACCGCGTCCTCGTCTCCCTGATTCTTGTCGGGATGAAACTTGATCGCCAGCTTGCGGTACGCGGCCGAGATCTGTTTGTCCGTGACGGTACGCTCGACCCCAAGGACCTCGTAATAGTCGCGTTTCTTGGCCATAGTTACCATGGCGCCTTCGCCGCCTCGCAACAGCCTAGAGCGCAAAACGGGCCGCCCCACAACTGAGGCGGCCCGTATTTTTAATGGCAGATGAAACGCAGAACAGGTCATGCGGCAGGCGTTGGCAAGAGCAATTCACCTGGCGACATCATTTCCTATTCTGCATTTTTCCGTTTGTTATCGCACGCTTCCTTCGACGCGGTGCTTGCCCTTCTCTTCCTTGTCGAGGTTAGTAACGAGCGCCTCGGTCGTCAACATCAACGCCGAGATGCTGGCCGCATTCGAGAGCGCACTGCGGACAACCTTCAAGGGGTCGATGACGCCCGCCTTGAACATGTCAACATACTCTCCTTTGTTGGCATCGTAGCCGATGTTGGCAGCCTTGCGACTGACCTCGTCGACGACGACCGAACCGTCGATGCCGCAGTTATCCACAATCTGCTTCATCGGAGCTTCCAACGCGTGCAACACGATATCGACGCCGATCTTCTCGTCGCCGCGGGCCGAGCCACGGACCTTCTCCACAGAGTCGTGGCATCGCAGTAGGGCGACACCACCACCGGGCAGAATGCCTTCCTCGACTGCGGCACGCGTGGCGTGCAGCGCGTCCTCGACGCGGGCCTTCTTCTGCTTCATGTCGGCTTCGCTACTGGCACCAACCGAGATGATTGCTACGCCACCGGTGAGTTTGGCCAGGCGCTCCTGGAACTTCTCACGGTCGTACTCGCTCTCGGTGGCCTCGATTTGGTTGCGAATCTGCTGGATGCGGGTCTTGATCTCGTCCGGCTTGCCGGCACCCTGCACGATCGTGGTATCGTTCTTGTCGACCTTGATCTGCTTGGCGCGACCGAGATGCTCAAGCCCGAGATTTTCGAGCTTCAGACCCAGGTCTTCACTAATGAGCGTGCCGCCGGTGAGGCAGGCAATATCACCCAGCATCGCCTTGCGGCGGTCGCCGAAGCCCGGCGCCTTGACTGCACAGATATTGAGAATGCCACGCAACTTATTGACTACCAAAGTTGCCAGAGCCTCGCCCTCGACATCCTCGGCAATGATCAACAGCGGCTTGCCGGCCTGACTTGTCTTTTCCAACAGGGGGATCAGCTCGCGGAGGTTACCGATCTTCTTTTCGTGGATCAGAATCAAAGCATTTTCCAACAAGCATTCCATCTCGGCTGGCTTGTTGATGAAATACGGCGAGATGAACCCCTTGTCGAACTGCATGCCCTCGACCAGCTCGAGCGTGGTCTCGGTCCCCTTGCCCTCTTCGACGGTGATCACGCCGTCCTTGCCAACCTTTTCCATGGCGTTGGCCAACAGGTCGCCAATCGTGCGGTCGTTATTGGCGCTGATCGACCCGACCTGGGCAATCTCCTCCTTGCTGGACACGGGCTTGCCGAGCGACCGCAAGTGCTCAATCGCTGCCTCGACGGCCTTGTCGATTCCGCGGCGGACGGCCATCGGATTGCTGCCAGCGGCGATGTTGCGGGTGCCTTCCTTGAAGATGGCCCGGGCCAAAACCGTGGCGGTCGTTGTGCCGTCCCCGGCGATGTCCGACGTCTTTGAGGCAACTTCGTTGACGAGCTTTGCACCGAGATTCTCGAAGTGATCTTCGAGATCAACTTCCTTGCTTACGGTGACACCGTCTTTCGTCACGGTCGGACCGCCGAACGACTTGTTGATGATCACGTTTCGGCCAGTCGGCCCCATCGTAATGGCCACGGCGTTAGCCAACTTCTCGACGCCCTTGAGCAGCTTGGCTCGGGCGTGATCTTCGAACAGCAATTGTTTAGGCACGTTGACGGTTCCTTCGCGATGTGTTGGTGTTATCCAAATGTAGCCAGCTGCTCGCCGCGCGTCATAGACGCTGCCACGGCGCAGGCAAACTGCCTACCAGTTAGGGTTTTAGCTCACAACCTTGGCCAGGATGTCGGTCTCGCGGAGGATCTTCACCTCGCGCCCATCCAGCTCAATCTCGGTTCCGGAGTACTTGCCATAGATCACTTCGTCTCCGACGGAGACAGACAGCGATCCGCGATTTCCGCTATCCAGCAGCTTGCCCGGTCCGACAGAAACGACCTTGCCACGTTGTGGTTTCTCTTTGGCCGTTTCCGGCAGCACGATGCCGCCTGCGGTTGTGTGCTCTGCCTCGCGAGGCTCAACAACGACACGATCGTCCAGGGGACGAAGCTTAACGTTTTTCATAATTCACTTTCCTTATGCGATTGATCTTATATGTGTCGATGCGCTCGTCTGCCGGCCTTTTGACCGGCAGCGCTCTTGGGCCAGCAGGCAACTACATGCCCATGCCACCCATGTCCATGCCGCCCATGCCACCCATACCTCCCATGCCGCCTCCCATTCCGCCCATGCCACCCATACCGTGGTCGTGGGCGTGATGATCGCCACCCTCTTCCTCTTCCTTAGGAATCTCGGTCACGAGCGATTCAGTGGTTAGCAGCAGGGCAGCGACACTGGCGGCATTTTGCAGTGCGGTCCGCACGACCTTGGCCGGATCGATGATCCCAGCCTCGACCAGATCGCAGTATTGCGCCTTGTCGGCGTCGTAGCCCTCGTTCTTACCCTTGAGCTGACGCACACGATTGACGACTACGGCACCGTCGACGCCGGCGTTATCGGCGATCGCGCGGAGTGGGTAATCGAGCACATTGCGAATGATGCGGGCACCGAGGGCCTCATCACCAGTCAGTTCCAGCTTGTCGAGCGCCTTCTCGCTGCGGATCAGGGCAACGCCGCCGCCCGGAACGATACCTTCTTCCAAGGCAGCCTGCGTGGCGGCCTTGGCGTCCTCAAGCAATGCCTTGCGCTCTTTCATCTCGGTCTCGGTTGCTGCACCGCAGTTGATCTGTGCGACACCGCCGGCCAGTTTGGCCAAACGCTCTTGCAGTTTCTCGCGATCGTAGTCGCTGTCGGTGACACCGATCTCGCGACGGATTTGCTCGGCACGGCCGTCGATGTCGGCCTTCTTGCCAGCGCCGCCAACGATGGTCGTGTTCTCGGCGTCGATGATCAGTTTCTTCACACGTCCGAGATCGCTGATCTTGACGGCATCGAGTTGAATCCCCAGATCCTTGAAGATTGCCGTGCCACCGGTCAAAACCGCCAAATCGCCCAGCATCGCCTTACGGCGATCGCCGTAGCCCGGCGCCTTGACGGCTGCCACGTTGAGAATGCCGCGCATCTTGTTCACCACCAAGGTGGCCAACGCTTCGCCTTCGACATCCTCGGCAATAATCAACAGCGGCTTGCCGGCCTTGCTAATGGCCTCCAACAACGGCACCAGGCTTTTGGCACTGGAGATCTTTTCTTCGTAGATCAGGATCTGACAGTTCTCAAGCTCGACCGTCTGCTTATCCTGGTTGGTGACAAAATGCGGCGAGAGGTAGCCACGATCAAACTGCATACCCTCGACCACTTCAACCGTGGTCTCAGAATGCTTGCCTTCTTCAACGGTGATCACCCCGTCCTTGCCGACTTTCAGAAAGGCGTCGGCTAAGACTTCGCCGACACTGCTGTCGCCGTTGCCCGCGATCGTGGCGATTTGCTTGATCTCGGTCTTGTTCTTCTCGTTGATTGGGGTGGCCAGCTTCTTGACGGCCTCGATGACCGCATCGGTTGCTTTGTGAATGCCGCGGGACAGTGCCATGGGATCGGCACCAGCGGCAATCATCTTCAGGCCCTCACGGAAGATGGCTTCGGCTAGAACAGTGGCAGTCGTTGTTCCGTCGCCTGCAACGTCGTTGGTCTTGCTGGCGGCTTCTTTAACGAGCTGCGCTCCGAGGTTCTCGTACGGATCCTCGAGTTCGATGTCTTCGGCGACGGTCACACCGTCTTTGGTAACCTTGGGTGACCCCCAACCCTTATCGAGGACCGCGTTACGGCCTCGGGGGCCTAGCGTACTACGCACCGCTCGGGCAAGCTTTGCAACACCTGCCAACAATGGCTGGCGTGCCTCGTCGTCGAACACCATCTGTTTTGCCACAGCGGGTTTCCTCCTGTTGGGCGATTGAGAATCAGGGACGCTGCCACCGTCGTCATACCCGACACACAGCTCGGAGCATGGTGTAGGGGCAGTCCCGGGATAGTTTTGGCTCTGTGTTTTGCGTCTGCCAATTCGGGCGCGGCCAATATTGGCAGACAGCGATTCGCTGCGCACTCAAAGCAAGGCGTGTGCCAAACGCGAGAAGCGATCGCATAAGGCCAAATATGTTAATGCGTTACGACGTTTCCGACACACTGAGAGGCAGCATGCATTCGCGTGGCACGCCATGAAGTGCCATTTTGGCAGGAGTTTCTGGCAGTTTGCCATTCTCTCATTCGTGCGGATACATGCCCGTTGGCATCACCGCCAGGACCGACCGGGCCGCCTGCCACAGAACGATTGTCTCCCAGGTTTTCTGGCCGCTGTCCGTGCGACATGTCAAGGGGATGCATTTTTGAGGCGGATTGACTCGACAAAGCACGTCGATGCGTGACGAGCATGCCAGATTCAAGCGCAAGATTGGCGAGCGACAGTTGGGTCCCAGCGACCTTTTTTCGACG belongs to Pirellulales bacterium and includes:
- the yacG gene encoding DNA gyrase inhibitor YacG gives rise to the protein MALVRCPICNRVFESGESQAMPFCSSRCRQVDLGRWLDESYGLPFEPEQEPSDDLKSDY
- a CDS encoding zinc ribbon domain-containing protein; translated protein: MPTYDYVCDGCGHAFELFQGINDAVKKKCPKCGKQKLRRLFGTGAAIVFKGSGFYTTDYRSDSYKKRAAADKPASDSKSSDNKSSESKSSSSEKGSSGDKSSKKSKSGD
- the grpE gene encoding nucleotide exchange factor GrpE, whose protein sequence is MCDNKHNSERDADDLAPSVPFGDDQMLGENADAGGGDAAELRAQLHEAKDRALRLQAEWDNYRKRARRELDDERRYADLRLLGDLLPVLDNIGRAIDAAAKSTEGGGLLEGFKLVKQQLDNVLMKHNCTRIDALHKPFDPHLHEAILQQPTTEFPPHTVLMVTQEGYQLHDRVIRPAQVIVAAPAASN
- the dnaJ gene encoding molecular chaperone DnaJ, whose translation is MAKKRDYYEVLGVERTVTDKQISAAYRKLAIKFHPDKNQGDEDAVRKFKEAAEAFEVLSDSDKRSRYDRFGHAGIDGASGGAPHFNDVNDIFEAFGGIFGDGVLGDLFGRSRGGRRSTKGGDVRCDVSLDLLEAARGVTKTVQFERHEQCTTCEGSGARKGTKPETCQYCGGRGQVVQSAGIFRMQTTCPSCHGAGSIIREACTSCRGQGYVRQKVTREVQIPAGVDNDVRLRLSAEGDPDPHGGQRGDCYCFLHVKEHPLFRRDGRNLICQVPITFSQAALGAVIDVPTLDGKEELDIPAGSATGEVFTLRGRGMPAPHARGKGDLLVQIHIEVPTALTPRQEELLRELAEEERANVTPHRQSFFEKLRKYFVPEDGAQVDD
- the groL gene encoding chaperonin GroEL (60 kDa chaperone family; promotes refolding of misfolded polypeptides especially under stressful conditions; forms two stacked rings of heptamers to form a barrel-shaped 14mer; ends can be capped by GroES; misfolded proteins enter the barrel where they are refolded when GroES binds) produces the protein MPKQLLFEDHARAKLLKGVEKLANAVAITMGPTGRNVIINKSFGGPTVTKDGVTVSKEVDLEDHFENLGAKLVNEVASKTSDIAGDGTTTATVLARAIFKEGTRNIAAGSNPMAVRRGIDKAVEAAIEHLRSLGKPVSSKEEIAQVGSISANNDRTIGDLLANAMEKVGKDGVITVEEGKGTETTLELVEGMQFDKGFISPYFINKPAEMECLLENALILIHEKKIGNLRELIPLLEKTSQAGKPLLIIAEDVEGEALATLVVNKLRGILNICAVKAPGFGDRRKAMLGDIACLTGGTLISEDLGLKLENLGLEHLGRAKQIKVDKNDTTIVQGAGKPDEIKTRIQQIRNQIEATESEYDREKFQERLAKLTGGVAIISVGASSEADMKQKKARVEDALHATRAAVEEGILPGGGVALLRCHDSVEKVRGSARGDEKIGVDIVLHALEAPMKQIVDNCGIDGSVVVDEVSRKAANIGYDANKGEYVDMFKAGVIDPLKVVRSALSNAASISALMLTTEALVTNLDKEEKGKHRVEGSVR
- the groES gene encoding co-chaperone GroES, encoding MKNVKLRPLDDRVVVEPREAEHTTAGGIVLPETAKEKPQRGKVVSVGPGKLLDSGNRGSLSVSVGDEVIYGKYSGTEIELDGREVKILRETDILAKVVS
- the groL gene encoding chaperonin GroEL (60 kDa chaperone family; promotes refolding of misfolded polypeptides especially under stressful conditions; forms two stacked rings of heptamers to form a barrel-shaped 14mer; ends can be capped by GroES; misfolded proteins enter the barrel where they are refolded when GroES binds), yielding MVFDDEARQPLLAGVAKLARAVRSTLGPRGRNAVLDKGWGSPKVTKDGVTVAEDIELEDPYENLGAQLVKEAASKTNDVAGDGTTTATVLAEAIFREGLKMIAAGADPMALSRGIHKATDAVIEAVKKLATPINEKNKTEIKQIATIAGNGDSSVGEVLADAFLKVGKDGVITVEEGKHSETTVEVVEGMQFDRGYLSPHFVTNQDKQTVELENCQILIYEEKISSAKSLVPLLEAISKAGKPLLIIAEDVEGEALATLVVNKMRGILNVAAVKAPGYGDRRKAMLGDLAVLTGGTAIFKDLGIQLDAVKISDLGRVKKLIIDAENTTIVGGAGKKADIDGRAEQIRREIGVTDSDYDREKLQERLAKLAGGVAQINCGAATETEMKERKALLEDAKAATQAALEEGIVPGGGVALIRSEKALDKLELTGDEALGARIIRNVLDYPLRAIADNAGVDGAVVVNRVRQLKGKNEGYDADKAQYCDLVEAGIIDPAKVVRTALQNAASVAALLLTTESLVTEIPKEEEEGGDHHAHDHGMGGMGGMGGGMGGMGGMGGMDMGGMGM